The stretch of DNA ATTTTCTGTGACTTCCATTTTATTTGGATTCACTTCTGCTAAATCATAATAGTATTTATAATAAAGCATTCCACATTTCAAGGTTCATAAGAATCAGATCGAATAAGTCCATAAGGCCAAAATTCAATTTACCATTGGTATTCTTGCCTTACAAATTTCTTTCGCTCCTTCTAAAATTTTTCCCTCGTATCCTTGTGTATCCATCCAAATAAGACACTCATTATTCTTTGAAACAGGAAACATTTCATCCAAAGATTTTGATTTTACAGTTATTTTTTTTCTCCGAGATTCAGAATACATTCCATCTTGTTCACTTACCGTTACTCTATGATCACCGCTATTGTCTGTTGATAATTCAAATATAACGTCTTTCTCCTCAGAGCCTAAAGCTAGATTATATGCTACGATTTTATCAGCCAGCCCATTTATATATATATTCGCCATAAGTGTACGAAAATTTCTAGGTTCAGGTTCAAACGCAATTGCTCTTTCCGCCAAACCTCTTTTCACAATAGGGATCGAAATTGTTCCAATATTTGCCCCTATGTCTATCAGTGTTTTTAATTTAAAATCAGAACCCAGTATTTTTAACACTCGCGGAACATGCGTCCAACCAAAATGACCATCAACATATACATGCTTAGATATCGCTTGGTCATATGGAAAACAAACATAATGTTCTCGTCCCCCTTCCCATTCAACTGAAGAAAATACATATTCTTGCCTTTGATCTAACGATTGAAATTTTGCTTGTCTAAGTATTTTAAATTCAAACCAAGCAGTAAATCTAAAAAATAAAGCTATAATTGATACTATATATCTGTTTATTTTTTTTTTCATTCTTCCTCGTGTCTAAGCCTTACTAAAAACCATCACATATACACTTGTCCAACTTTTGCCGCTTCTCTCATTAACCTTAAAAATTCAGGGTCAATAAATTCTATATTCTCTTGATACTTATCCTTAGTCCCAAAATATTCTTCAAAAGAATAAGACGGAAAATCAGGATTTTTTATCCCTTTCGGAAAAATTAATACAATTTCTAATCCGAGCGATTGTAGTAATTTCGTGACTGGGAGCTGATACTCCGGACTATCCTCGCCGAACGCTGGAACTCTGTCTGAATAGAAATGTCCTTCTAATTTTGGCAATCCTAAATAATCACAACCAAGTAGTATTACTTTTTTAAAACCCATATACTTGGCAACTCCAATCATTGCATGAAGAGAACTTTTGCTAATCGTAAAACTTCCTGCAAGGTCGTAGCTTGCTTTCTTCTTATCTCCATAATGATTAAAATATACCAACTCCCCTAATCCTTTTTTTGGTGCATAAAGACTAGTTATACTTGTAAAAATAATCTTATCTTGGTTTTTTGTTAAAAGGCTTTTCCCTTTTACAATAAAGAAATTCTCTCGAAATGAGTGACTATGCAAATGATAATAATACGGATAAAATCCATACGAATCTGCCAATACCCAATATCTAAAATCCACATCTTTCATTCTCTTGTCAATAGGAGAAAAATTACAGGCAATCGCTGGAATCTTAGGTAGCACTTTAAAATCATAATACTTCAAAGAAGCTCCATTTCCAAATATCAAACATGTCTCACCCTTATGAATATCTTTATATTTAATATTTTTTTTAACCAAAGGCTTATGTAAATACCAAAAGGTATGAAATATCTTTCTAACAATCAAGTAAATAATTTTTCTAATCATTTGCTTTTATCCTTTTAAATACCCGTCACCTATAGAAAACTTCTAACTTTCAAAAACAGGCAGATTGATATTTTTCTCAAGCAGATATTCCCTTGCTCCTGGCAAACCGTTCCCGATAAAGTTAAATAAATTTGCTGTGGAAACAGCGTCTATATATTCCATAGACAATGCTTCCTCAAAGTGGTAACGATTGCCTGCTCCCCCGGAAACAATTAATGGCTTTTGCAACAATCCAAATAAAATAGAATATAAATTCATATCGTATCCCTGTCCTGTCCCATCTTGACGCATTGAATGAAGATATATTTCGCCAACAGGTAATTTATTTACCTGATTAAGATATTCGCTTAATGACAAATTAATCTTTTCAGTTCCATTTTCAATATACACTTCTGGAACATTCATTTGGTTTAGATTGTAGTCAATAGAAGCAACCATACTTTGTGCCCCATAAACCTCAGCAATAGATTTAACAACATCAGGATTTTTATACAATACCGAATTTACTACTATTTTATCCGCTCCGTTTTCAAATAAATTTTTTGCATCCTGAAAAGTCCTGATACCGCCTCCGGCAGCAATCGGAACAAAAATTTCTTTTGCCAATTCCCGCAATACTTCTTGAAAAAATTCTGGACTCCGGTTTTCCCGGTTTACATCCAGTACGACCAGTTCATCAATAGAAAAAGCAATCTTTGGAAAATTATAATTTTTATTCAGCCAGTTCAGATCTCCCGCTTTTTGAAGTCTGAAATTGCGGCTAAGACAAAAAAATCCTGAATTATAATGAAGAGTGAAGATTAGTCTTTTTTTTGCCAAGAATTTACCTCCAGAAAATTCTTAATTAACCTAAGCCCATTTTTTTGACTCAATTCAGGATGAAATTGTGTTCCGAAAATATTTTCTTTTTCAAAAGCAGATATAAATCGCTCCCCGTCGTGTTCGGTATATGAATACTTTATATCTTCCTCCGTATCAATAAGTCTGTAACTGTGAACAAAATAAAAGTCGGCTTTTTCAATAATTCCTCCGAACAATCTTGAATTTTTGTCGGGATAAACAGAATCAAATCCTATGTGGGGAACTTTTCTTTTTAAACTGTCAAACAATGAGAAATGACCTTCAACAAGTTTCAGCCCTTCTGTAAATCCATCCTCATCACTCGATCCGCACAATAGTTGCATCCCCAGACAAATTCCCAGTGTTGGGATTTTTGAAATTTTTGCACATTCGATAATAGGATTACTCAAATCCAGTTCATTCAGCTTTGAGATTGCTTTACGAAAAGAACCTACACCTGGCAAAAGAATATGAGAACAACCGGATAATCTTTTCCCATCACTAATCAGTTCATAAGGTGCTTGTAAATACTCCAAAGCACCCATGATTGAATACAGATTACCGGCGCCATAGTTCACAACTCCTACTAACATTCAAAATCTTCGCCCGGAATAAAAGTAGGCATCCAACGGCCTTTTTCTTTTTTGAATATATTTTTGTTCACCCATTTATCCAGAACTGCATCAAACACTTCCATACTCATTTGGTAGTATTTCAGATAATCCTGAATAAATTCTTCAGGATACTGGTTATCATATAGTTTGATCAGTTCTATTGCCTGATCTCTTGTCATTGCACCGCGACGAATTTCAATTCCTGCATCTTGTGTGGCTCTTCCGAACCCGAATTTCAAATACATAAGATATGCATGTAGGGAATACAAAGCCTGATCATTTTGTGCAAAATTGGTAAATGTTCCGGAATTCGGAGATTCTTGCTCTACCAGACCGCAATGCTCCTTTGCCACCAGATAATTCCTGTATGAATCCCACGCCTCATAGTAAGACCAATGCGTGAATGAAAGATCTGCATTTTTGATTTCTTCATCAGACGGAAAATTGAAAAAGTAAAGTTCTTCCGGAGTCCCACACTGGTTTAAAAATCTGTCATGACCGCCTTCCAGATAAATTTTCTTCATATAATGAATATCATAAATCGGATTGTACTTCGATTCGGTTGAACCTCCGTATTCTACCTCCCCATCTTCACCGTAAAAGAGCAAAGGAATTTTGAAATTGATTGCAACACGAATCACAGCAGTCATAATTGCTGTAAGCCAGCCGTAATAAGGAAAACCTTTTTCAATGAATCCCATTTTATTCATTCTGCGCATAATCTCAGAATCGGGAGTTATATGAATATGATCATAACCGCTTTGTGTAAAATTCAGTAAATTGGTATGCCCAAGTTCAAGTTCTAATGGAGGTCGAATCGTAACGGTAAGAGGCCGCATTTTGTATTTATGTTTTAAAGAGTAAGACACATACGAGCCATCTTTGCCCCCGCTTACAGGAACTATACAGTCAAATGTTGCGTGCTTATTTCTATTTTTTTCCAGTAATTCCAAAAGCTCTTTTTCTCTAACAGACCAATCAAGCTTTTTCTTTTCTTCCATCCACTGACATGCGTTGCACCAGCCCCGATCATCAAACTTGATCCTGGGTCTGGTGGACATATTCATACAATTTTTACAGTAAATTACTTTTGTCATACCCTATTCCTTTCTAAAGTACAAAACCATCATCTACGATTAAGTTTTGACCGGTCATATATTCACTTGAATCACTCAATAAATATACTAAGATGCCAGTCAAATCCTCTGCATCAAGCATTCCCTTAACACCACATCTGTTCTTATATTGTGTTAAAAACTTTTCAGGTTGTTTATCCAATATTCCCCCGGGACTAATAGCATTTACTCGAATTTTATCTTTTTTAAACATCTTCGCCATATATTTCGTCATCCCGATAAGACCATGTTTTGCAACCGTATATTCAATGGGTGAGTGCATATCCGTGCCAACATAAGTTTCAAAGGCAGGCGCAACTACACCTTGAATCGAAGAGATATTTATTATATTGCCGTATCCTTGAGTCAGAAAATATTGAATAAATTTTTGACTCATGTTAAAATACCCTCCAAGGTGCAAACTTACAAAATCAGAAAAATCTTGACTGCTTACATCAAAGAATTTTTTCCCGAAATTTTTATTTCTCGGGTATGCATTATTTACAAGCGCATCAATTTTACCATACTTTTTATGCAAATACTCTAAAATCGATTGAACAGACTGAGGTAGGGTAATGTCCAATTCAAATAGTTCCAATTTGCGATTAGGATCTTTCTCCAAAATTTTATTTTTTAGAATTTCTGCTTGGGTTGCATCTAAATCTGCAATTACACCAATGCCGTTTTGACGAGAAACCGCATCTATAAAAGCACTACCGATTCGTCCGGCACCACCTGTAATTACTACCACCTTATCTTTTAACATATCACTTCTTTTTACTTTCTCTTAAAATTATCTCTGCAAGCCTAAAATCATAAATATCATCAATATCGACTGCTCTTTCTTTTGGTACTTCAATTCCTGCTACTCTCCCTGAAAACAAACCAAAGTTTTCCAATATATGTTTGGGCTTACTTACATAAACTACAGTTGTTAAATCATATACCTTTGGTGCATCTTGTCTTCTGACAATTGCTGAATCAGGTTTGTTTACAAGCTCTAAACAACCTTCTTCGTTTACTTTCACCATATTAAAATAGGGACTTCTATTAGCTGGAGTGTATGCAACGCAAATATCAGCATCTTCCAATTGCATCTTTGCAATAGAGTTTTCAATATCTTCTTTATTTCGAAGAGGGCTTGTAGCAGGAAGACTTACAAAATAATCAAAACTACCATGGTTTTCCGTCACCCATTGAATAGAATGCTGCCAAGCTAACCATTCAGGCGAATTGTCTTCTGCTAAGGTTTTCGGGCGTTCAATTACAATTGCCCCGTTCTCTCTGGCTATATTTGCAATAGAAGAATCGTCTGTTGACACAAAAATCTTCTCAATACTTTCTATACTTCTCGCTATATCAATCGAATACTTAAGTAACGGCTTACCATCTAATTCCATAATATTCTTACCTGGTAAACCCTTTGAGCCTCCACGAGCAAATACGAAAGCAAAAATCTTCATAAGTTTTATTTTTTCAAAGCAATTGATTTAATTTTTTGAATGAGTATGACCGTATTCATTGCTTCTTTCAAAGTAACACATTCTTGTTTTTTGCCTTGGATTTTCCTTTCAAAGTCAAGAAGCACATTCAAATACATTTCATTTCGATCTAAATTACTTTCATCAAATATTAACTCTTCTCCTTTTGCAGTAATTAGTGTAATTTGATTTTGAATTAAATTCCACTCTATCGCACCTAAACTTCCAACCATTCTACATTTTCTATATGCTTTTTTTTGCAAAAAGTCTAAGTGCACGGAAATTACTTCGCCTTTACTTCCAAGAAGCACTACATCAGCTACATCTTCTACCTTCAAGGAAAGTTCATCTGACGATCGTAAAATTGCAGAATAGGGACTTAGCTCACCAAATAGCCATTGCAAATAATCAAACTCATGACTCAACTCTAACAAAACTCCACCACCAAGAGTATCGCTTGCAGAAACAGTTTCTCTATAATTTTTACCACTTCTCCAATCCGGTAAATATTGTCCAACCTCTGCAAATACATTATAAATTTTTCCTATCCTCTCTTCTTTTAAAAGGCTCAAAATTTTTTGACTACTCGAAAGATAACGTAAACAATAATTAATCGCTACTGGAATTTGAAACTTTTCAGATGATTCAACTATCGACTGAGAATCTATTTCACTTGAAGTCAATGGCTTCTCTATTAAGACAGGAATGCCCAAGCGAATAAAAAAATTTGCGTGCTCTGCGTGTAAAGTTGCAGGAGATGCAATTATCGCCATATCAATTTTTTTTTCAACTGAGTCTTTTAAGTTAGAATAATATTTATCTAAATTGGAAACTTCTTGAGAAGAATTTTTACCGCTTGCTGAAATTGCAACAACTTCAGATTCTGGATAAAGTTTTTTAATATTCGCTCGATGACGCTTGGAAATGTTTCCAAGCCCAACTACTGCAACTCTATTCAAACTTGCTTACTCTTTCATTTTTAAAATAAATTTTAATATCTTCCTGTGCTTTTTGGTAGTCTTTCATCTGCCCAATATCAAGCCAGTAGTCATAACTGGTATATGTTCCAACTTTTTTACCGGATTTAAGGTGCTCATCTAAAAGAGTAGGCATATCAATTTTTTGCCCTACCCTTACACTGTTTACGATTTTTGTATCTAATATATATATCCCTGTGTTGATTTTATAGCGATAGGTTGGTTTTTCAACCATACTATATACTAGCTCATTTTTAGTTTCAATTACGCCAAAAGGAACACGATGCTCGTCTTCACGCACACAAATTGTTGCATCAAAATTATTTTTTTCATGGTATTGCAATAACTTAATATAGTTTAATTTAGTCAAAACATCACCATTCACCATAATAAGAGGCAAATCTCCAATATTCATTGGCAATAACCCAAGAGCCCCACCGGTTCCAAGGGGTTCATTTTCATGCACATATTTTATTTCAATACTCCACTTACTGCCATCTCCAAAATATTCTTTTATTATATCTGGTAAATAATGGGTGGATATATAAAATCGAGAAAAACCAAAACTCATAAATTGCAAAATAAGATGTTCAAGCATGGGCTTTTCGCCTATACGCAGCATTGGCTTAGGGCAATGGTCGGTAAGCGGCGCAAGGCGTGTACCAAAACCGCCCGCCATAATAAACACGGAGTTTGCGCGCGGCTCGGGCTGCATCGCTTGATGCAGAGTTTCAAGACCGAGCACTTTGTTTTCATCATCAACAATAGGTATCGCAGTAAGATCTTCTTTTTGCATGAGTGAAAGCCGCTCTTCACGACTTGAGCTTGCCTTAACCGATAAAGGGCGGCTGTTCATCACCTTCCCGGCAATGTCTTGCATATTTGCGTCGGCAAGTAATGCACGGCGGATGTCGCCGTCGGTTATCGTACCCAAAAGTTTTAGATTCTCATCGCAAACTAACAAAATGCGCAGCGAACTCTTAACTAAAAGACGCATGGCATCTCGGATGGTGGCGTGTTTTTCTAAAAGTGTGGATTGCCAGTTTTTCATGGGATTATTTCTTTAAGTAGTTATATTATTTTAATATTATGAAAAACTAAAGTTGATATCATAAAACTTCTTCTTTAAGAGATTCTTAAGCTGAAAGCTCTTTAATACTTCAACAATCTTTTTACTCGCCTGCCCGTCACCATAAGGATTCACCACTTTGGATAATTCATATTGAAATTCTGTTGAATATAATTTTTTGAATGCCTGTAAAATTGATTCATAATTTGGCTCACAATCAATTACACTCTCGGCCTTTATTCTCCCTTTTTGCCTATCACCGATATTAATCGTCCCGATCTTAAAACTGGGAGCCTCAGCTAATCCACTGGAGCTATTGCCCACCACCGCATCGACAAATTGCAATGCGCTAAGATATCTCAGTTGACCCAATGAGGTAAATGCAGTCGATTTATATGAATTCTGATTTACATAATCATCAATCATTTGATTGATGATACGGCCATCGGTGTCACTGTTTGCTTTGGTAAATATAATATGTGTTTCGGTAAGATTATCTAATGCACGCAACAATTCACTAAATTGTTTTTCAGACGTTGACGCCTCTAATGTCACGGGGTGAAAAGTCACCAACAAATTTTTTTTAGCCAGCTTAAACCGTATCGATTCTTCAAATTCAGTTTTAGTCAAAAGTTTAAGTCTTTTAATATTTTCAACACCCATACCACCGACGTTAAAAACTCTATCAGGTTCTTCGCCAAGTTGAATCACTCGCTTTCGATACTCTTCGGTTGCAGTAAAGTGCAAGTGACTCATCTTGGTTACACTATGACGCATTGCTTCGTCAAACGCACCTTCTGTTGTTTCACCACCGTGCAAATGGGCAATCGGTAAGCGTGCAATCATCGCAGCACTCGCTGCCGCAAAAATCTCAAATCGATCTCCCAATACGACAACAATTTCGGGCTTTAGTTCATCAAACGCTTCGGCGAAACTAATTTGTGCAAGCCCCATTGATTTTGAAATACCTATAGATGTGTCTGACGACAAAAGTATTTCTATCTTTTTATCAATCTTAAAGTCTTTTTCGATTTCTTTATATGTTAAACCAAACTCGGGGCTAAGATGCATACCTGTTACAATAAGTTGTAACTGCAAGTCTACATCGGCCTCTATTTCTTTCATCAACCAATACAACAACCCATATTCAGCGCGGGTGCCGGTGATAACACAGATTTTACGTTTAGCCATGTTCATCTTTTGATAATTTACTGTTTTTCAGGCCTTGGAATAATCACCCGAAATTGTTCACCCTCTATATCGTTAATCAGGTCAATATTGGGCTGCTGCGATAGTGCACGAGCAACGCCCGAACCAAAACCACGATAATTCATCAGTTTTGAGCAATAAGAGACTAAAAGATTATTTCTAACGACTGCATTTCCCATTTTTATATTTTCAACCGTAAGACTGTTGGGTAATGTTCCTGGGCTTATAATTTCAATTCGGTCATCAAAAATCATCACTCGTACTGGAGAATTTTTTGAATAATCTCTATGTACCAAAGCATTCTGCAATAATTCTTCTAATGCGGTTTGTGAAACTTCTAATTTGCCGATAGAATTAAAATTCTGACCCGCCTGAATATGATATAGATTTGTTTTGAAAAAACGCATTGTATCTTCAAAAATCTCAGGAATAGTACCTTCAATATCCTGACTGCTTCGATAATCCGTTCCACCAATACTGTTTCCAAAAAATGATATTGCTTTTATACAAAAGGCAGGTCTATATTTCTGCGGATTTTTCGCAAAGAATAAAAGTCCGCCTAATGTGAGACGAGCGTCTTTCAATATATTCAAATTCGTTAATAAAGCTTCTGATATTTCAATTTTTTCATCGGCTTCTCTTTTTTGAATTACTTTGATGTATTGCTCTACCTTTACAAGGTTGATGTCATCAATAGAGGTTTGTGGAATAACCATTTCATCTAAATACAAGATTCCACTTTGTTGAAACAGCCTCACTTGCTCATTGTTGTCGATTAACCTTCTTTTGTCTGAACCTTGTTTTATCCAGATTGTGCCGTTTTTATCTTTATATGGTTTCGCAATTCCTTCAGAAACCTCTACAACCAAAATTTTCTTTTCTGCCGTTCCCGAAGGCACTGAAACAACTTCAGTATAAAGAAATATTTGTGGCTTTATTTTTTCGTTGGCAATTGTTGCAATTCTATTATTGTATAATTGCAACTGCTCATAATTTAAGCCCAATACCGTGCCCTTTTTATCTTCAACTCCAAATAAAATTATTCCCCCTTTTGAGTTAGACAAAGCAATCAATTCAGCAGCAATAGAATCATCATTATCAATCTCTCTTTTAAACTGTACCTTACTTGTCTCGCCAGCACTAATTATATCTAATAATTCGATTGCATTCATATCAACTCATATTCAGCGCGGGTGCCGGTAATGACACAGATTTTACGTTTAGCTATGTCCATCTTTTAGCCATTTACTGTTTTTCAGGTCTTGGAATAATCACACGAAATTGTTCGCCCTCTATATCGTTAATCAGTTCAATATTGGGCTGCTGTGATAGTGCTCTTTTAATACCAGAACCCAACCCACTAAAAGGTAAAGTATGAATACTAAAAGAAACAATTTGGTTATTTCTTATTACAGGGTTTCCAAATTTTATTTCTTCAACAGTTAAACTATTGGGCAACTTACCCGGACTAATTATTTCGATACGATTCTCAAATATCTGCAATCTTATTGGTGAATTCTTGAAATAATCTCGATGTACAAGCGCATTTTGCAACAATTCTTCGAGCGCAATACTTGAAACTTCAAGTTTTCCAGGTGAATTAAAGCTTTCTCCTGATTGAATGAACATCAGATTACTTTTTAAAAAATCCATACCTTTCTCGAAAAGCACTGGAATTGTGCCAGTAAAGTCTTTTGGCTTGCTTCTATATTGATTTTCAGAAATATCGTTTCCAAAATATGAGACGGCCTTAATGGTAAACGCGGGTTTTATACTTTGAGGCTCCTTGCCGAAAAAGAGCAACCCCGCAAGCGTCAATCGATTATTTCTCAATGCTTTTTTGGCCTTCAGCGCCTGTTCAAAGGTAAGCCCCTTTTCTTGGTAAGATCTTTCAAATTCTTTTTTAAAATAATCAGAAAATATTTTTTCATCAATGTCATCAATAGAAGTGTTATATACTTCCATTTCATCTGCAAGCAGGTTTGCACTTGTTTGAAACAATCGTAAAATTTCTGAATTATCGGTCAACAGCCGTTTATTTGAACCTTGCTTTACATATATTTCGCCTTGCGCGGTATTATACGGCTTGTTTATGCCCTGATTAATATGGACGACCAATACATTCTTACTGGTGCTATTATCCTTAATTTTAATTACTTCTGTTGTAATGTATATAGGCGGTTTAAGGTTGTCTGCAAACTCTGCAAGTTTTCGATCAGCATATTCAATTTGATCTTGAGCTAAACCGACAATAGCTCCTGTTTTATCTTTAACGCCGATGAATATCATACCACCAAGCGAGTTAGCCATGGCAACCATTTCACGGCTCATACTTTCTGGGTTTGGTAAACTTTCTTTGAACTGTACTTTACTCGTCTCGCCAGCACTAATTATATCTAATAATTCGATTGCATTCATATCAACTCATCTTCAGCATAATCACGCTCGGCTTGCTTGCCAATATACTCGTGCCAACGCATGGGGCTAATGCCGTGCCCGGGGCGCTTGACCGTCAAATTTTGTTCGCTAAAAATTTCACCTTTCTTGATTGCTGTCTTAGCCACCAACGACTTTCGGGCAATCGGTTTATTTTTTGCTTCGCTGGGGCTGGGCTGTTTAATCGCACTGCCTAACGCTTTTTCAATATTACGGATAGCCTTCACCATCGCCACTAATTCTTGCGGTTCAAGGCTTGCTTTGTGGTCAGGGCCGGGCAAATTTTTATCAAGTGTAAAATGTTTTTCGATAATGGTCGCTCCCATTGCCACTGCGGCAATAGGCACTTCAATACCCAGAGTGTGGTCGCTATAACCGTAAGGCAAACCAAAAGCTGCACCAATAGTTTGCATCGCTCGCAAATTTACATCGTGCATCGGCGTGGGGTATTCAGTATTGGCATGCAACACACTAATTTTTTCACGTTCAGTACCGGCGTGAGCCAATACATCGATGGCCGATTCAATTTCACCCAAAGTCGCCATTCCGGTTGAAAGAATAATATTTTTGTTATAGCGACCAATGTGCTCTAAATAAGGCAAATTGGTAATTTCACCGCTGGGTATCTTAAATGTGGCTAAGCCAAGTTCATGTAACAGATTGATACTTTCGTGATCAAAGGGAGTCGAAAGAAACTCAATATTTTTTTGTTTGCAATAGGCGATGAGTTCTTTATGAGCATCTTCAGTGAGTTCTAATTTTTTTATCATCTCGTATTGGGATTCACTGCTTTTAGTTGTCTGTTTTTGATAATCGGCTTTTTCGGCATTTTTACTAACAAGATGATTCGCTTTGAAAGTCTGAAATTTAACAGCATTGGCACCCGCTTCACTGGCGGCATCCACAAGCTTTTTAGCTATATCAAGCGAACCATTATGATTCACTCCCGCCTCTGCAATGATAAAAACTGCTTTCATTTTACTATACTGCCTGCTTTTATAAAACCCGAAACAACAACGCCTTGCTTTGAAGTAACATTGCTACCGACAAAACTATTTTCACAAACTCGAACACCGCCGTTAATAACAGCC from Leptospiraceae bacterium encodes:
- a CDS encoding FkbM family methyltransferase, whose product is MKKKINRYIVSIIALFFRFTAWFEFKILRQAKFQSLDQRQEYVFSSVEWEGGREHYVCFPYDQAISKHVYVDGHFGWTHVPRVLKILGSDFKLKTLIDIGANIGTISIPIVKRGLAERAIAFEPEPRNFRTLMANIYINGLADKIVAYNLALGSEEKDVIFELSTDNSGDHRVTVSEQDGMYSESRRKKITVKSKSLDEMFPVSKNNECLIWMDTQGYEGKILEGAKEICKARIPMVN
- the hisF gene encoding imidazole glycerol phosphate synthase subunit HisF, which codes for MAKKRLIFTLHYNSGFFCLSRNFRLQKAGDLNWLNKNYNFPKIAFSIDELVVLDVNRENRSPEFFQEVLRELAKEIFVPIAAGGGIRTFQDAKNLFENGADKIVVNSVLYKNPDVVKSIAEVYGAQSMVASIDYNLNQMNVPEVYIENGTEKINLSLSEYLNQVNKLPVGEIYLHSMRQDGTGQGYDMNLYSILFGLLQKPLIVSGGAGNRYHFEEALSMEYIDAVSTANLFNFIGNGLPGAREYLLEKNINLPVFES
- the hisH gene encoding imidazole glycerol phosphate synthase subunit HisH, which translates into the protein MNYGAGNLYSIMGALEYLQAPYELISDGKRLSGCSHILLPGVGSFRKAISKLNELDLSNPIIECAKISKIPTLGICLGMQLLCGSSDEDGFTEGLKLVEGHFSLFDSLKRKVPHIGFDSVYPDKNSRLFGGIIEKADFYFVHSYRLIDTEEDIKYSYTEHDGERFISAFEKENIFGTQFHPELSQKNGLRLIKNFLEVNSWQKKD
- a CDS encoding N-acetyl sugar amidotransferase; translation: MTKVIYCKNCMNMSTRPRIKFDDRGWCNACQWMEEKKKLDWSVREKELLELLEKNRNKHATFDCIVPVSGGKDGSYVSYSLKHKYKMRPLTVTIRPPLELELGHTNLLNFTQSGYDHIHITPDSEIMRRMNKMGFIEKGFPYYGWLTAIMTAVIRVAINFKIPLLFYGEDGEVEYGGSTESKYNPIYDIHYMKKIYLEGGHDRFLNQCGTPEELYFFNFPSDEEIKNADLSFTHWSYYEAWDSYRNYLVAKEHCGLVEQESPNSGTFTNFAQNDQALYSLHAYLMYLKFGFGRATQDAGIEIRRGAMTRDQAIELIKLYDNQYPEEFIQDYLKYYQMSMEVFDAVLDKWVNKNIFKKEKGRWMPTFIPGEDFEC
- a CDS encoding SDR family oxidoreductase — translated: MLKDKVVVITGGAGRIGSAFIDAVSRQNGIGVIADLDATQAEILKNKILEKDPNRKLELFELDITLPQSVQSILEYLHKKYGKIDALVNNAYPRNKNFGKKFFDVSSQDFSDFVSLHLGGYFNMSQKFIQYFLTQGYGNIINISSIQGVVAPAFETYVGTDMHSPIEYTVAKHGLIGMTKYMAKMFKKDKIRVNAISPGGILDKQPEKFLTQYKNRCGVKGMLDAEDLTGILVYLLSDSSEYMTGQNLIVDDGFVL
- a CDS encoding acylneuraminate cytidylyltransferase family protein; translation: MKIFAFVFARGGSKGLPGKNIMELDGKPLLKYSIDIARSIESIEKIFVSTDDSSIANIARENGAIVIERPKTLAEDNSPEWLAWQHSIQWVTENHGSFDYFVSLPATSPLRNKEDIENSIAKMQLEDADICVAYTPANRSPYFNMVKVNEEGCLELVNKPDSAIVRRQDAPKVYDLTTVVYVSKPKHILENFGLFSGRVAGIEVPKERAVDIDDIYDFRLAEIILRESKKK
- a CDS encoding Gfo/Idh/MocA family oxidoreductase, which encodes MNRVAVVGLGNISKRHRANIKKLYPESEVVAISASGKNSSQEVSNLDKYYSNLKDSVEKKIDMAIIASPATLHAEHANFFIRLGIPVLIEKPLTSSEIDSQSIVESSEKFQIPVAINYCLRYLSSSQKILSLLKEERIGKIYNVFAEVGQYLPDWRSGKNYRETVSASDTLGGGVLLELSHEFDYLQWLFGELSPYSAILRSSDELSLKVEDVADVVLLGSKGEVISVHLDFLQKKAYRKCRMVGSLGAIEWNLIQNQITLITAKGEELIFDESNLDRNEMYLNVLLDFERKIQGKKQECVTLKEAMNTVILIQKIKSIALKK
- a CDS encoding CBS domain-containing protein, with the protein product MKNWQSTLLEKHATIRDAMRLLVKSSLRILLVCDENLKLLGTITDGDIRRALLADANMQDIAGKVMNSRPLSVKASSSREERLSLMQKEDLTAIPIVDDENKVLGLETLHQAMQPEPRANSVFIMAGGFGTRLAPLTDHCPKPMLRIGEKPMLEHLILQFMSFGFSRFYISTHYLPDIIKEYFGDGSKWSIEIKYVHENEPLGTGGALGLLPMNIGDLPLIMVNGDVLTKLNYIKLLQYHEKNNFDATICVREDEHRVPFGVIETKNELVYSMVEKPTYRYKINTGIYILDTKIVNSVRVGQKIDMPTLLDEHLKSGKKVGTYTSYDYWLDIGQMKDYQKAQEDIKIYFKNERVSKFE
- the neuC gene encoding UDP-N-acetylglucosamine 2-epimerase (hydrolyzing); its protein translation is MAKRKICVITGTRAEYGLLYWLMKEIEADVDLQLQLIVTGMHLSPEFGLTYKEIEKDFKIDKKIEILLSSDTSIGISKSMGLAQISFAEAFDELKPEIVVVLGDRFEIFAAASAAMIARLPIAHLHGGETTEGAFDEAMRHSVTKMSHLHFTATEEYRKRVIQLGEEPDRVFNVGGMGVENIKRLKLLTKTEFEESIRFKLAKKNLLVTFHPVTLEASTSEKQFSELLRALDNLTETHIIFTKANSDTDGRIINQMIDDYVNQNSYKSTAFTSLGQLRYLSALQFVDAVVGNSSSGLAEAPSFKIGTINIGDRQKGRIKAESVIDCEPNYESILQAFKKLYSTEFQYELSKVVNPYGDGQASKKIVEVLKSFQLKNLLKKKFYDINFSFS